The Opitutaceae bacterium nucleotide sequence TGGCGGATCCCACGGAGCGAGAAAACCTGCCCGACGTCCTGCCGATACCCAACCTGTGTTTCCAGCTGCGAAGTGCGGCGCGATTCCGCAGCGATCGTTCGGGGGAAGATGGTAAAGGATACCCGGGATTCGTTGAACGATGCTTCATCTTCACGGAGCAGGGCCGCACCTTCCTCGATCAGACGGAACGACGGAAAATCCCGGCTCGCCCGGCATCCGATCCGGAAAACAATCCTCCGTGGGTTCAGAACTACGTCGGCGTCTGGCGGGAACGTCCGGAACCGAAGCCCGACGCCTGGGCGGATACGAGTTCCGACCGGTATGTGGTGCCGGTCATTGGGACGGTATCACGAGACGGGTCGTTTCTGATTGCCCTGGCGGACGATTCGGCGGACCTGATGTGCCAGGCCTGGCATGATTGCCTACACACTCGGCCCAAATGGTTGCCGGTCGACGCTCCGGCCGCTGAACAAGCCTGGACGATGAGGATCTACCTTATGCCCAACGATCCGGAAGCCCTTATGGACCGGGTTCATGAGGATTTTCCAGGTATCGACGCGTTGGCGACGAAGCGAATCACCTCGAAGCCCTGAACGTGCGGCCCGAACCGGGGGAGTGCCCGGGCTATTTCAGAATGCCCGGGTCCTCTCGGTAGGCCGGTGGTTTCGGGTCCAGCACTTGCACCAGCACGTCTTTGACCGCCCGGGCGCAGAAGGCATTCCCCCTCGGGTTGTAGTGGCCCATGAAGAATCTCTTCAGGTATTGACGGAGCTCGATCTTGTAGTTGGCCGCGTGGTCCTCGAGGTGTGCCTCATGGAGGTCGATGACGGGGTTGGACCGCGCTTTCAGGAAATCGACGAATGGCTGATCCCAACGGATTCCGCTCTCGACTCCCTCCGCGATGCGATCGGCCGGATACGAAAGCACGTAGATCAGTTTTTTGCCGTGGGAAGAGGCGAAGGCATCGATTTTTCCGACCAGCCACCGGGTTGAGAAGAGGGCCGCCTCCCGGTGCAGGGCATCGGCGGCCGCTTCAAGGGTGGGAAAATCGTCCGAGCGGGTGACGATACCGTGGGTGGTGGCGAGCTCGCGTAGCTCGCGGTAGGCTTCGCGGGGATTGGCGGTGGAGGCGTTCAGATGAGCCAGTTCGATGCCCAGAGCAAAGTCATCCTTGAAGTGCTCGTGGACCCAGTCGAGGTCGCAGAGATTGAAGAGGCTCTCCTCGGTCGGGCAGGGGTTGGGCTTTTCAGCCAGAGTGCCCTCGGCAGGGTTGACTGCGAGGTGAGGCAGGGTGGGCTCGATGAAGCGTTCGTGCTTGCGGGCACGGATATTGCGCCACGCGTCAAGATTCCTGAAGTGGTCGTCGTCGTAGATGTTGAAGATGATGACGTCGGCCGGGGTCCGCGCTTCCTCTTTCTGCAGACGCAGCCAGGCCTGGTAGACCGACCACCCGCCGATCCCGAAATTCCGGACGGGTTCCTGCAGATGGGCGGCGAGGACCTCCTGCCAGGTTTCCCCGTCGCTGACCTGGTGGCATTGGGTGAAGCTGTCGCCGTAGGTGTTGATCCTGCAGGGACGGTCGGCGTAGTTCACCCGGATGCGGGGTCCGTCGTCCGGTTCGTAGGTGTAGACGGAAATCGAATTGTCGACCCCGTCGCGGAATCTGGCGTCCGGGAGGAGCCAGCCGAATGCGGAACTGTAGCGGGCGAAGGGGAAGGCTTCACCCTGCAGCCAACTTTCGACCTCCTCGCGGGTATAGAGGATGGATTTGAGGTAGTCTCGTGCGTTCATGGGGGTGTCTCCGGGGTTTCCGGTGAGCCGATGGGCGAGCATTCCGCCCAGTCCGGCGGCGGCAAGCTGTCCGATGAATTGGCGGCGGGTGGTCATGGGCTCAGGGCATGAAGCGCATGAGGAGCAGGTTGCGTCCGGCCGGGTCTTGAGGGTCCTTTTCGTCGCGAACGTTCGGGTTGCGGAATCCCACGACCACGATCCGACCCTCGCGGTCGACGATGAATCCCACCGGCTTGTCCTCGCCCCTTTCTCCGAGACTCCAATTCTGCAGGGTCACGCCCGAAGGAGAAAGGCGGGTCAGAACGGCTTGACGGTAGAAATCGACCGGCATGATCGATTGAAGCGGCAAAGGTCGCGAGGTGGATTGACTGAGCCAGATGAGGTCGCCGCCGGCACGTAGTTCTGCGATCCGCAGCGCCTGGTCGTCGCCGTCGCCTCCTTCCAGGACAAGGCCGTTCTGACCGAATGAACGGTCAAGGCGACCATCCGTATCCAGCTTCAGAAGAACCCGGTCGAAAGTCGATTCGGTTGGTTGTGGCCGGGCAAA carries:
- a CDS encoding SGNH/GDSL hydrolase family protein encodes the protein MTTRRQFIGQLAAAGLGGMLAHRLTGNPGDTPMNARDYLKSILYTREEVESWLQGEAFPFARYSSAFGWLLPDARFRDGVDNSISVYTYEPDDGPRIRVNYADRPCRINTYGDSFTQCHQVSDGETWQEVLAAHLQEPVRNFGIGGWSVYQAWLRLQKEEARTPADVIIFNIYDDDHFRNLDAWRNIRARKHERFIEPTLPHLAVNPAEGTLAEKPNPCPTEESLFNLCDLDWVHEHFKDDFALGIELAHLNASTANPREAYRELRELATTHGIVTRSDDFPTLEAAADALHREAALFSTRWLVGKIDAFASSHGKKLIYVLSYPADRIAEGVESGIRWDQPFVDFLKARSNPVIDLHEAHLEDHAANYKIELRQYLKRFFMGHYNPRGNAFCARAVKDVLVQVLDPKPPAYREDPGILK